In a genomic window of Streptomyces roseoviridis:
- a CDS encoding uroporphyrinogen-III synthase, with translation MSPTSPTTSPATAAFTGHGHVTFLGAGPGDPGLLTLRAVDALAGADVLIAEPEVLEVVRGHARPGVSTPELTIVDEASTTVGVPVLRDATNLVMEAARGGKRVVRAVTGDPGLDGNAGQEMLACAAEGIPFEVVPGVATAVGVPAYAGVPLRDAQGTDVRFVDARTADDRCWAEVGASDGTVVVSTSLDAVAAAAGELVAAGRKPDTPLTVTIAGTTTRQRTWTATLGTIAQVFKQGKVLPSPEGHRPAIAVVGERSAPAQRDQLSWFESKPLFGWRVLVPRTKEQAASLSDQLRSYGAVPHEVPTIAVEPPRTPQQMERAVKGLVTGRYEWIAFTSVNAVKAVREKFEEYGLDARAFAGIKVAAVGEQTAKALIDFGVKPDLVPSGEQSAAGLLEDWPPYDPVFDPIDRVFLPRADIATETLVAGLIELGWEVDDVTAYRTVRASPPPADTREAIKGGGFDAVLFTSSSTVRNLVGIAGKPHNVTVIACIGPATAKTAEEHGLRVDVLSPEPSVHKLAEALADFGLRRRAAALEAGDPVTRPSERRPGARRRRTT, from the coding sequence TTGAGCCCCACCAGCCCGACCACCAGCCCCGCGACCGCCGCCTTCACCGGCCACGGTCACGTCACCTTCCTCGGCGCCGGACCCGGCGACCCCGGACTGCTGACGCTCCGGGCCGTCGACGCCCTGGCCGGCGCGGACGTCCTGATCGCCGAGCCGGAGGTGCTCGAAGTCGTCCGCGGCCACGCCCGTCCGGGCGTGAGCACGCCTGAGCTGACGATTGTCGACGAAGCGTCAACAACCGTCGGTGTCCCCGTGTTGAGGGATGCGACCAATCTTGTCATGGAGGCCGCGCGCGGCGGCAAGCGGGTCGTCCGAGCGGTGACCGGCGACCCCGGCCTCGACGGCAACGCCGGCCAGGAGATGCTGGCCTGCGCCGCCGAGGGCATCCCCTTCGAGGTCGTGCCCGGCGTGGCGACCGCCGTCGGCGTCCCCGCGTACGCCGGCGTACCGCTGCGCGACGCGCAGGGCACCGACGTCCGCTTCGTCGACGCCCGCACCGCCGACGACCGCTGCTGGGCCGAGGTCGGCGCCTCCGACGGCACCGTCGTCGTCTCGACCTCTCTCGACGCGGTGGCCGCGGCCGCCGGTGAACTGGTGGCGGCGGGCCGTAAGCCGGACACCCCCCTCACCGTCACCATCGCCGGCACGACGACCAGGCAGCGGACCTGGACCGCCACCCTCGGCACCATCGCCCAGGTCTTCAAGCAGGGCAAGGTCCTCCCCTCGCCCGAGGGGCACCGGCCGGCGATAGCCGTGGTCGGCGAGCGCAGCGCCCCGGCGCAGCGGGACCAGCTGTCCTGGTTCGAGTCCAAGCCGCTCTTCGGCTGGCGGGTCCTCGTGCCGCGCACCAAGGAACAGGCCGCGTCGCTCTCCGACCAGCTGCGCTCCTACGGCGCCGTGCCGCACGAGGTGCCGACCATCGCCGTCGAACCGCCGCGCACCCCGCAGCAGATGGAGCGGGCCGTCAAGGGCCTGGTCACCGGCCGCTACGAGTGGATCGCCTTCACCTCGGTCAACGCCGTCAAGGCGGTCCGGGAGAAGTTCGAGGAGTACGGGCTCGACGCCCGCGCCTTCGCCGGCATCAAGGTCGCGGCCGTCGGCGAGCAGACCGCCAAGGCGCTGATCGACTTCGGTGTGAAGCCGGACCTGGTGCCCAGCGGCGAGCAGTCCGCGGCCGGCCTCCTGGAGGACTGGCCGCCGTACGACCCGGTCTTCGACCCGATCGACCGCGTCTTCCTGCCGCGTGCCGACATCGCCACCGAGACCCTGGTCGCGGGCCTGATCGAGCTCGGCTGGGAGGTCGACGACGTCACCGCCTACCGGACGGTGCGGGCCTCGCCGCCGCCGGCGGACACCCGCGAGGCGATCAAGGGCGGCGGTTTCGACGCGGTGCTCTTCACCTCGTCGTCCACCGTGCGCAACCTCGTCGGCATCGCCGGCAAGCCGCACAACGTGACCGTCATCGCCTGCATCGGCCCCGCCACCGCGAAGACGGCGGAGGAGCACGGACTGCGGGTCGACGTCCTCTCCCCGGAGCCGTCCGTCCACAAGCTGGCGGAGGCCCTCGCGGACTTCGGTCTGCGGCGGCGGGCGGCGGCCCTGGAGGCCGGTGACCCGGTGACCCGGCCGAGCGAGCGGCGCCCGGGTGCGCGCAGGCGCCGCACGACGTAG
- the hemB gene encoding porphobilinogen synthase translates to MNSYGSFPGARPRRLRTSPAMRRMVAETRLHPADLILPAFVREGVTEPVPIAAMPGVVQHSRDTLRKAAVEAVEAGVSGIMLFGVPEDAKKDAAGTAGTDPDGILQVAIRDVRAEVGDDLVIMSDLCLDEYTDHGHCGVLDADGRVDNDATLERYAEMAQVQADAGVHVVGPSGMMDGQVGVVRDALDTIGKEDVSILAYTAKYSSAFYGPFREAVASSLTGDRKTYQQDPANVRESMRELALDLEEGADMVMVKPAGPYLDILAKVAAAVDVPLAAYQISGEYAMVEAAAEKGWIDRDRAILETLTGIRRAGAQMILTYWATEVAQKLGRGL, encoded by the coding sequence ATGAACTCGTACGGAAGCTTTCCCGGTGCGCGGCCGCGGCGGCTGCGGACCAGTCCCGCCATGCGGCGCATGGTGGCCGAGACACGGCTGCACCCGGCCGATCTCATCCTGCCCGCCTTCGTACGCGAGGGCGTGACCGAGCCCGTGCCGATCGCCGCGATGCCCGGCGTCGTCCAGCACTCCCGCGACACCCTGCGCAAGGCGGCCGTGGAGGCCGTGGAGGCCGGGGTCTCCGGGATCATGCTGTTCGGCGTGCCCGAGGACGCCAAGAAGGACGCGGCCGGCACGGCGGGCACCGACCCGGACGGCATCCTCCAGGTCGCCATCAGGGACGTGAGGGCCGAGGTCGGCGACGACCTGGTGATCATGTCGGACCTGTGCCTGGACGAGTACACCGACCACGGCCACTGCGGCGTCCTGGACGCCGACGGGCGGGTCGACAACGACGCCACCCTGGAGCGCTACGCCGAGATGGCCCAGGTCCAGGCCGACGCCGGCGTCCACGTCGTCGGGCCCTCCGGAATGATGGACGGCCAGGTCGGCGTGGTCCGCGACGCCCTCGACACCATCGGCAAGGAGGACGTGTCGATCCTCGCGTACACCGCGAAGTACTCCTCCGCCTTCTACGGGCCCTTCCGCGAGGCCGTCGCCTCCTCCCTGACCGGCGACCGCAAGACCTACCAGCAGGATCCCGCCAACGTGCGCGAGTCGATGCGGGAACTGGCCCTCGACCTCGAAGAGGGCGCCGACATGGTGATGGTCAAGCCGGCCGGCCCGTACCTGGACATCCTCGCCAAGGTGGCCGCGGCGGTGGACGTGCCCCTCGCCGCCTACCAGATCAGCGGCGAGTACGCGATGGTCGAGGCCGCCGCCGAGAAGGGCTGGATCGACCGCGACAGGGCGATCCTGGAGACGCTGACCGGCATCCGGCGGGCGGGTGCGCAGATGATCCTCACCTACTGGGCGACGGAGGTCGCGCAGAAGCTCGGCCGCGGGCTCTGA
- the hemC gene encoding hydroxymethylbilane synthase, translating to MTERALRLGTRRSKLAMAQSGHVADAVRQLTGRPVELVEITTYGDTSREHLAQIGGTGVFVAALRDALLADEVDFAVHSLKDLPTAQHPDLVLAAIPEREDPRDVLVARPGLTLATLPAGARVGTGSPRRMAQLNAYARSHGLTIETVPIRGNIDTRVGYVRSGELDAVVLAAAGLNRIGGTEELTGSLSVDHLSVDTVLPAPGQGALAVECAASHADLVATLAELDDPYTRAAVTAERSLLAALEAGCSAPVGALADLLADGPGHGQVVTEMRLRGVVGTTDGSTLVQLSTTGPVPTSYDEAVALGRELADEMLAKGAAGLMGERAL from the coding sequence ATGACCGAGAGGGCACTGAGGCTCGGGACCAGGCGCAGCAAGCTCGCCATGGCCCAGTCCGGACATGTGGCCGACGCCGTCCGGCAGCTGACCGGCCGGCCCGTCGAGCTCGTGGAGATCACGACGTACGGGGACACCTCCCGCGAGCACCTCGCACAGATCGGCGGCACCGGCGTCTTCGTCGCCGCCCTGCGCGACGCGCTGCTCGCCGACGAGGTCGACTTCGCCGTGCACTCCCTCAAGGACCTGCCGACCGCCCAGCACCCCGACCTGGTGCTCGCGGCGATCCCCGAGCGCGAGGACCCGCGCGACGTCCTCGTCGCCCGGCCCGGCCTCACCCTGGCGACCCTGCCGGCCGGCGCCCGCGTCGGCACCGGCTCCCCGCGCCGCATGGCCCAGCTCAACGCGTACGCGCGCAGCCACGGCCTGACCATCGAGACCGTACCGATCCGGGGCAACATCGACACCCGCGTCGGCTATGTACGCAGCGGAGAACTGGACGCGGTGGTACTCGCCGCGGCCGGACTCAACCGCATCGGCGGAACCGAGGAGCTCACCGGCTCCCTGTCGGTCGACCACCTGTCGGTCGACACGGTCCTGCCCGCCCCTGGCCAGGGGGCCCTGGCCGTCGAGTGCGCGGCGTCCCACGCCGACCTCGTCGCCACGCTCGCCGAGCTCGACGACCCGTACACCCGGGCCGCCGTGACCGCCGAGCGATCCCTGCTCGCCGCCCTGGAGGCCGGCTGCTCCGCACCCGTGGGTGCGCTGGCCGACCTGCTGGCCGACGGCCCCGGTCACGGGCAGGTTGTCACCGAAATGCGCCTCCGCGGCGTCGTCGGCACCACCGACGGCTCCACGCTGGTGCAGCTGTCCACCACCGGTCCCGTACCCACCTCCTACGACGAGGCGGTGGCCCTCGGACGCGAACTCGCGGACGAGATGCTCGCCAAGGGTGCGGCCGGTCTTATGGGGGAGCGAGCACTTTGA
- the lysS gene encoding lysine--tRNA ligase: protein MAQSSTETDWVSRFADEVITESERRAPGKPVVVASGLSPSGPIHLGNLREVMTPHLVADEIRRRGHQVRHLISWDDYDRYRKVPAGVEGVDESWAEHIGKPLTSVPAPAGSPHANWAEHFKAAMVEALAELGVEYDPISQTEQYTSGAYREQILHAMRHRADIDAILDQYRTKKAPKKQSQKPLDAAELEAEEGSGAANEDDGSGGGAGYFPYKPYCGRCEKDLTTVTSYDDDTTELAYTCTACGFAETVKLSEFNRGKLVWKVDWPMRWAYEGVIFEPSGVDHSSPGSSFQVGGQIVGIFDGVQPIGPMYAFVGISGMAKMSSSRGGVPTPADALKIMEPQLLRWLYARRRPNQSFKIAFDQEIQRLYDEWDKLEAKVADGSVLPADAAAYARAARTAAGELPRTPRPLPYRTLASVVDITAGHDEQTLRILSDLDPQNPVTSLDEVRPRLDRAENWITTQVPADQRTIVRDEPDTELLGSLDDEGRASLRLLLEGLDTHWSLDGLTTLVYGVPKVMAGLTPEAKPTPELKLAQRSFFALLYKLLVSRETGPRLPTLLLAVGADRVRKLLGA from the coding sequence GTGGCTCAGAGCAGCACCGAGACCGACTGGGTCTCCCGTTTCGCGGACGAGGTCATCACCGAGTCGGAGCGACGTGCGCCTGGCAAACCGGTCGTCGTCGCCTCCGGCCTCTCCCCGTCCGGCCCCATCCACCTCGGCAACCTCCGCGAGGTCATGACCCCGCACCTGGTCGCCGACGAGATCCGCCGCCGCGGCCACCAGGTCCGCCACCTCATCTCCTGGGACGACTACGACCGCTACCGCAAGGTGCCGGCCGGCGTCGAGGGGGTCGACGAGTCCTGGGCCGAGCACATCGGCAAGCCGCTGACCTCCGTCCCCGCCCCGGCCGGCTCCCCCCACGCCAACTGGGCCGAGCACTTCAAGGCCGCCATGGTCGAGGCGCTCGCCGAGCTCGGCGTCGAGTACGACCCGATCAGCCAGACCGAGCAGTACACCTCCGGCGCCTACCGCGAGCAGATCCTGCACGCCATGCGCCACCGCGCCGACATCGACGCCATCCTCGACCAGTACCGGACGAAGAAGGCGCCGAAGAAGCAGTCCCAGAAGCCCCTCGACGCCGCCGAGCTCGAAGCCGAGGAGGGCTCCGGCGCGGCCAACGAGGACGACGGCTCCGGCGGCGGCGCCGGCTACTTCCCGTACAAGCCGTACTGCGGCCGGTGCGAGAAGGACCTCACCACCGTCACCTCCTACGACGACGACACCACCGAGCTCGCCTACACCTGCACCGCCTGCGGCTTCGCCGAGACCGTCAAGCTCAGCGAGTTCAACCGCGGCAAGCTCGTGTGGAAGGTCGACTGGCCCATGCGCTGGGCCTACGAGGGCGTCATCTTCGAGCCCTCCGGCGTCGACCACTCCTCGCCCGGCTCCTCCTTCCAGGTCGGCGGCCAGATCGTCGGCATCTTCGACGGCGTCCAGCCCATCGGCCCCATGTACGCCTTCGTCGGCATCAGCGGCATGGCCAAGATGTCGTCCTCGCGCGGCGGCGTCCCCACGCCCGCCGACGCCCTGAAGATCATGGAGCCGCAGCTCCTGCGCTGGCTCTACGCCCGACGCCGCCCCAACCAGTCGTTCAAGATCGCCTTCGACCAGGAGATCCAGCGGCTCTACGACGAGTGGGACAAGCTCGAGGCCAAGGTCGCCGACGGCTCGGTGCTCCCCGCCGACGCCGCCGCGTACGCGCGGGCCGCCCGCACCGCCGCGGGCGAGCTGCCCCGCACGCCGCGCCCCCTGCCCTACCGCACGCTCGCCTCGGTCGTCGACATCACCGCCGGACACGACGAGCAGACCCTGCGGATCCTCAGCGACCTCGACCCGCAGAACCCGGTCACCTCCCTCGACGAGGTCCGGCCCCGGCTCGACCGCGCCGAGAACTGGATCACCACCCAGGTCCCGGCCGACCAGCGCACCATCGTCCGCGACGAGCCGGACACCGAGCTCCTCGGCTCGCTCGACGACGAGGGCCGTGCGTCACTGCGGCTGCTCCTGGAGGGTCTGGACACCCACTGGTCCCTGGACGGACTGACCACCCTGGTCTACGGCGTCCCGAAGGTCATGGCCGGTCTCACCCCCGAGGCCAAGCCCACCCCGGAGCTCAAGCTCGCCCAGCGCTCCTTCTTCGCCCTGCTCTACAAGCTCCTCGTCAGCCGCGAGACCGGCCCCCGCCTGCCCACCCTGCTCCTCGCCGTCGGCGCCGACCGGGTCCGCAAGCTCCTCGGGGCCTGA
- a CDS encoding DUF1876 domain-containing protein gives MNTLVGWHIEMEFKEEGDRTRAAAMVRLGDGTEFRAHGNANRHPSDPEQLRVGEEIAGARALMDLASQLLQKAHTEIDEASGRTSHPIRR, from the coding sequence ATGAACACGCTTGTCGGCTGGCACATCGAGATGGAGTTCAAGGAGGAGGGCGACCGGACGCGGGCGGCGGCCATGGTGCGGCTCGGCGACGGCACCGAGTTCCGCGCCCACGGCAACGCCAACCGCCACCCCTCCGACCCCGAGCAGCTGCGGGTCGGCGAGGAGATCGCCGGCGCCCGCGCGCTCATGGACCTCGCCTCGCAGCTGCTCCAGAAGGCCCACACCGAGATCGACGAGGCCTCGGGGCGGACCTCCCACCCGATCCGCCGCTAG
- the argS gene encoding arginine--tRNA ligase, whose protein sequence is MASVPSLASTVQQRLAEGLSAALPEAGSADPLLRRSDRADFQANGILALAKRLKGNPRELATKVVEAIGSDGVLKEIEVSGPGFLNITVSDAAIIETLAARAADDRLGVPFNPDAGTTVIDYAQPNVAKEMHVGHLRSAVIGAAMVEILEFTGETVVRRHHIGDWGTQFGMLIQYLIEHPHELDHKVEGADVEVSGEEAMSNLNRLYKASRTLFDSDEDFKTRARARVVQLQAGDEETLALWQRFVDESKIYFYSVFEKLDMDIRDPDIVGESGYNDMLQETCRLLEESGVAVRSEGALCVFFDDVKGPDGNPTPLIVQKSDGGFGYAATDLSAIRDRVQNLKASTLLYVVDARQSLHFKMVFETARRAGWLNDEVKAVQLAFGTVLGKDGKPFKTREGETVRLVDLLDEAIERATAVVEEKKEKAGLSDDEVAENGRYVGIGAVKYADLSTSAVRDYKFDLDQMVSLNGDTSVYLQYAYARIQSIKRNVTDAQPTAHAELELAPAERALALHLDQFGATVTEAAEEYAPHKLAAYLYQLASHLTTFYDQCPVMKAETRELKENRLFLVDLTARTLHRGMALLGIRTPERL, encoded by the coding sequence ATGGCCTCGGTCCCTTCCCTCGCTTCGACCGTGCAGCAGCGCCTCGCGGAAGGTCTCTCGGCAGCCCTGCCGGAGGCCGGTTCCGCCGACCCGCTGCTGCGACGAAGCGACCGGGCCGACTTCCAGGCCAACGGCATCCTGGCGCTGGCCAAGCGGCTCAAGGGCAATCCGCGTGAGCTGGCGACGAAGGTCGTCGAGGCGATCGGGTCGGATGGGGTCCTGAAGGAGATCGAGGTCTCGGGGCCCGGGTTCCTCAACATCACGGTGTCGGACGCGGCGATCATCGAGACGCTGGCGGCGCGTGCCGCCGACGACCGGCTCGGTGTGCCGTTCAATCCGGACGCCGGGACGACGGTGATCGACTACGCGCAGCCGAACGTGGCGAAGGAGATGCACGTCGGGCACCTGCGGTCGGCGGTGATCGGCGCGGCGATGGTCGAGATCCTGGAGTTCACGGGCGAGACGGTGGTCCGGCGCCATCACATCGGCGACTGGGGCACCCAGTTCGGCATGCTGATCCAGTATCTGATCGAGCACCCGCACGAGCTGGACCACAAGGTCGAGGGCGCGGACGTGGAGGTCTCCGGCGAGGAGGCCATGTCCAACCTGAACCGGCTGTACAAGGCCTCGCGCACGCTGTTCGACTCCGACGAGGACTTCAAGACGCGCGCGCGGGCGCGGGTCGTGCAGCTTCAGGCGGGCGACGAGGAGACGCTGGCGCTGTGGCAGCGGTTCGTCGACGAGTCGAAGATCTACTTCTACTCGGTGTTCGAGAAGCTCGACATGGACATCCGTGACCCCGACATCGTCGGCGAGTCCGGTTACAACGACATGCTCCAGGAGACGTGCCGGCTGCTCGAGGAGTCGGGCGTGGCGGTCCGCTCGGAGGGTGCGCTGTGCGTGTTCTTCGACGACGTGAAGGGCCCGGACGGCAATCCGACGCCGCTGATCGTGCAGAAGTCCGACGGCGGTTTCGGCTATGCGGCGACGGACCTGTCGGCGATCCGTGACCGGGTGCAGAACCTGAAGGCGTCGACGCTGCTGTATGTGGTGGACGCCCGTCAGTCGCTGCACTTCAAGATGGTGTTCGAGACGGCCCGCCGGGCGGGCTGGCTGAACGACGAGGTGAAGGCCGTCCAGCTGGCGTTCGGCACGGTCCTCGGCAAGGACGGCAAGCCGTTCAAGACCCGTGAGGGCGAGACGGTGCGGCTCGTGGACCTGCTGGACGAGGCGATCGAGCGGGCGACGGCCGTCGTCGAGGAGAAGAAGGAGAAGGCCGGTCTCTCCGACGACGAGGTCGCCGAGAACGGCCGCTACGTCGGCATCGGTGCGGTGAAGTACGCCGACCTGTCCACGTCGGCCGTGCGGGACTACAAGTTCGACCTGGACCAGATGGTCTCGCTGAACGGTGACACGTCCGTGTACCTCCAGTACGCGTACGCCCGTATCCAGTCGATCAAGCGGAACGTCACGGACGCCCAGCCGACCGCTCACGCGGAGCTTGAGCTGGCCCCGGCCGAGCGCGCGCTCGCCCTGCACCTGGACCAGTTCGGTGCCACGGTCACGGAGGCCGCCGAGGAGTACGCGCCGCACAAGCTGGCCGCGTACCTCTACCAGCTGGCGTCGCACCTCACGACCTTCTACGACCAGTGCCCGGTCATGAAGGCCGAGACCCGGGAGCTGAAGGAGAATCGCCTGTTCCTGGTCGATCTGACGGCCCGGACCCTGCACCGGGGCATGGCCCTGCTGGGCATCCGGACCCCTGAGCGTCTCTGA
- a CDS encoding glutamyl-tRNA reductase: MSLLVVGLSHRSAPVSVLERAALSPDARTKLLHDTLAAEPAAEGAVLATCNRIELYADVDKFHAGVAELSTLLAQHSGVGLEELTPYLYVHYEDRAVHHLFSVACGLDSMVVGEGQILGQIKDALALGQELHTAGRLLNDLFQQALRVGKRAHSETGIDRAGQSLVTFGLEQMAGDTDVDTWAKGKRALVIGAGSMSSLAAATLARAGVAEIVVANRTMERAHRLVEILTEPGSTGVAARAVEMVAVGDELTRADVVVSCTGATGLVLTGEAVETALHGRTAPLHLLDLAMPRDIDAAAHRMPGVRLVDIESLAEASADAPMAADVDQVRTIVADEVAAFGAAQRAAHITPTVVALRAMAADVVAGEVARLEGRLPGLDDKQRAEITQTVRRVVDKLLHAPTVRVKQLASEPGGAGYADALRTLFDLDPGTVASVSRADLNDGDVKNRGRV, encoded by the coding sequence ATGAGCCTCCTCGTCGTCGGCCTCAGCCACCGCAGCGCCCCCGTCAGCGTCCTGGAGCGCGCCGCGCTCTCCCCGGACGCCCGGACCAAGCTGCTCCACGACACCCTCGCCGCCGAACCGGCCGCCGAGGGCGCCGTCCTCGCCACCTGCAACCGCATCGAGCTCTACGCCGACGTGGACAAGTTCCACGCCGGTGTCGCCGAGCTGTCCACGCTGCTCGCCCAGCACAGCGGCGTCGGCCTGGAAGAGCTCACCCCGTACCTCTACGTGCACTACGAGGACCGGGCCGTCCACCACCTCTTCTCGGTGGCCTGCGGCCTGGACTCCATGGTCGTCGGCGAGGGCCAGATCCTCGGCCAGATCAAGGACGCCCTCGCCCTCGGCCAGGAACTCCACACCGCCGGCCGCCTCCTGAACGACCTGTTCCAGCAGGCCCTGCGGGTCGGCAAGCGGGCCCACAGCGAGACCGGCATCGACCGCGCCGGCCAGTCGCTCGTCACCTTCGGGCTCGAGCAGATGGCCGGGGACACCGACGTCGACACCTGGGCCAAGGGCAAGCGCGCCCTGGTCATCGGCGCCGGCTCCATGTCCTCGCTCGCCGCCGCCACCCTCGCCCGGGCCGGTGTCGCCGAGATCGTCGTCGCCAACCGCACCATGGAACGCGCCCACCGGCTCGTGGAGATCCTCACCGAGCCCGGATCCACGGGCGTGGCCGCACGCGCGGTCGAGATGGTTGCCGTCGGCGACGAACTGACACGTGCCGACGTCGTCGTCTCCTGCACCGGAGCCACCGGACTCGTCCTCACCGGCGAGGCCGTCGAGACCGCCCTGCACGGCCGCACCGCCCCGCTCCACCTGCTCGACCTCGCCATGCCCCGCGACATCGACGCCGCCGCCCACCGCATGCCGGGCGTCCGCCTCGTCGACATCGAGTCGCTGGCCGAAGCCTCCGCCGACGCCCCCATGGCCGCCGACGTCGACCAGGTGCGCACCATCGTCGCCGACGAGGTCGCCGCCTTCGGCGCCGCGCAGCGCGCCGCCCACATCACGCCGACCGTGGTCGCCCTGCGCGCCATGGCCGCCGACGTGGTGGCCGGCGAGGTCGCCCGCCTCGAAGGCCGGCTGCCCGGACTCGACGACAAGCAGCGCGCCGAGATCACCCAGACCGTGCGGCGCGTCGTCGACAAGCTGCTGCACGCGCCCACCGTGCGCGTCAAGCAGCTCGCCAGCGAGCCCGGCGGCGCCGGCTACGCCGACGCACTGCGCACACTCTTCGACCTCGACCCGGGGACGGTTGCCTCTGTCAGCCGGGCCGACCTGAACGACGGCGACGTCAAGAACCGAGGGCGAGTATGA
- a CDS encoding helix-turn-helix transcriptional regulator, translated as MDAADTVDGFAQRMRALKDRSGLSYGALARRLHVSTSTLHRYCNGDAVPTEFAPVERLGRLCGASREEFVALHRAWILADEARRRGKAEPAPDPEPRPAPRPEAGPPSATDAPEAAAEPAPRPPVQPAAPPPAEHAARQPAAEPVELTVEEIAGPSGTPRPGSRGRRGALAVAAVVALAVPTAYLVGRTGDRPTTDATPGDSPASPAPLSAGISSYNWAEPCGQYYVLDQEPGHVPPPPPPQDTRGWARALGGIDGGHMQLQLTVTGRTQQPVVLTALHVRVVQRGAPLDHPAYSMGDGCGSGVTPQTFDVDLDAPRPHVTPVAGQDGDRVVPAKDFPYKVATGDPQVLNLDVHTEEYAASWYLELHWSSGAHKGVVRVDDGGEPFRTSAIEGRPTYGYWPDKGTWVAR; from the coding sequence ATGGACGCGGCGGACACGGTGGACGGCTTCGCGCAGCGGATGCGCGCACTGAAGGACCGGTCCGGACTCAGCTACGGGGCGCTCGCCCGCCGGCTGCACGTCAGCACCTCCACGCTCCACCGCTACTGCAACGGCGACGCCGTGCCCACCGAGTTCGCGCCCGTCGAGCGGCTCGGGCGACTGTGCGGGGCCTCCCGCGAGGAATTCGTCGCACTCCACCGGGCCTGGATCCTCGCCGACGAGGCCCGCAGGCGGGGCAAGGCCGAGCCGGCACCGGACCCGGAGCCCCGGCCGGCGCCCCGGCCCGAGGCCGGGCCGCCCTCGGCGACGGACGCTCCCGAAGCCGCCGCCGAGCCGGCGCCCCGGCCCCCCGTCCAGCCCGCGGCCCCGCCCCCCGCCGAGCACGCGGCCCGGCAGCCCGCGGCCGAGCCCGTCGAGCTCACCGTCGAGGAGATCGCCGGGCCCTCCGGCACACCGCGCCCAGGGAGCCGCGGGCGCCGGGGAGCCCTCGCCGTGGCGGCCGTCGTCGCCCTCGCCGTGCCCACCGCGTACCTCGTCGGGCGCACCGGCGACCGCCCCACCACCGATGCCACCCCGGGGGACAGCCCCGCCTCACCCGCACCCCTCAGCGCCGGCATCAGCTCCTACAATTGGGCCGAGCCCTGCGGCCAGTACTACGTCCTCGACCAGGAACCCGGCCACGTACCCCCGCCGCCCCCGCCGCAGGACACCCGCGGCTGGGCCCGCGCGCTCGGCGGGATCGACGGCGGCCACATGCAGCTCCAGCTCACCGTGACCGGCCGCACCCAGCAACCCGTCGTCCTGACCGCCCTGCACGTACGGGTCGTGCAACGCGGCGCCCCACTGGACCACCCCGCCTACTCCATGGGCGATGGCTGCGGCAGCGGCGTCACCCCGCAGACCTTCGACGTCGACCTCGACGCGCCCCGCCCCCACGTGACACCGGTCGCCGGCCAGGACGGCGACCGCGTGGTGCCCGCGAAGGACTTCCCGTACAAGGTCGCCACCGGTGACCCCCAGGTGCTCAACCTCGACGTGCACACCGAGGAGTACGCCGCTTCCTGGTATCTGGAGCTGCACTGGAGCAGCGGCGCCCACAAGGGGGTCGTCCGCGTCGACGACGGCGGCGAGCCGTTCCGTACCAGTGCGATCGAGGGGCGGCCGACCTACGGCTACTGGCCCGACAAGGGCACATGGGTCGCCCGGTGA
- a CDS encoding DUF4232 domain-containing protein, producing MRSLARRLALPVAALSAALALTACQSGDTSAAAPKAPSQPSARTTGATPQPAPTGTPTGTPTGAPANADTTRPTAAPTSRPTGRPGTQPAARPQGADRVPCTAANTKIVASKVSRPINHLVLTVTNVGSRPCDAPHAPLVGFDHSQAPIRVLQGSKPQAVLGLAPGESGYASVILTGEPGGPGEDTHGTTVRTIRVNITPDSSTTVTAPSGTYADDGAAVSYWQQTLEDALTY from the coding sequence ATGCGCTCACTCGCTCGCCGTCTCGCCCTGCCCGTCGCCGCCCTCTCGGCGGCCCTCGCCCTCACCGCCTGCCAGTCGGGCGACACCTCCGCTGCGGCGCCGAAGGCACCGTCCCAGCCGTCGGCCCGCACGACGGGGGCCACGCCGCAGCCCGCGCCCACCGGGACACCGACCGGGACGCCCACCGGGGCGCCGGCGAACGCGGACACCACCCGCCCGACCGCCGCGCCGACCAGCCGGCCGACCGGCCGGCCGGGCACCCAGCCCGCCGCCAGGCCCCAGGGCGCGGACCGCGTCCCCTGCACGGCGGCGAACACCAAGATCGTGGCGAGCAAGGTGAGCCGCCCCATCAACCACCTGGTGCTCACCGTCACCAACGTGGGCAGCCGGCCCTGCGACGCTCCGCACGCGCCGCTGGTCGGCTTCGACCACAGCCAGGCGCCCATCAGGGTCCTCCAGGGCAGCAAGCCGCAGGCGGTGCTGGGCCTGGCGCCCGGCGAGTCGGGCTACGCGTCGGTGATCCTCACCGGCGAGCCGGGCGGGCCGGGGGAGGACACCCACGGGACGACCGTGCGCACGATCCGGGTGAACATCACCCCCGACAGCAGCACGACGGTGACGGCGCCGAGCGGCACCTACGCCGATGACGGCGCCGCCGTGTCGTACTGGCAGCAGACCCTCGAGGACGCCCTCACGTACTGA